ATCCATGTTTAATAGCGAATTTTACTGCGTTTACTAGTTCCGGGCCATTATCCACTTTAAACACGCCAATGCCAAGCCATGGCATTGTTACACCGTTATTTAATGTCGTTGTATCATGTAAACTTGTGATCATTTCATTCATACCTCCAGTTTTTTTTCTATACTAAAATGCAGCTGCATTGCTTTTTCCTTTTTTTCAAGCGCCCAACTTACTCCCGTTAGAAGAATCGCGGCAAATACCATGATGGCTCCTGTCCATGTGGTATGAATAAGACCGATGGAGTCGGTTACGAGACTGCCCAAATAGGAGCCAAAGGCAATACCCGCATTAAACGCCGCGATATTGATGGCAGATGCCACATCTACTGCTGCAGGAACAAAACGCTCCGCTAACATCACGACGTAAACCTGCAATCCCGGTACATTCATAAAGGCCATTACCCCCATGAAAAATATGGTGATTAGTCCTGCTAGTTTAAAAGGGGCCGTTATAAACAATGTAAGCAATATAACAGCTTGAATGATAAACATATAGAATAATGCTTTCATTGGATTTTGATTGGATAGCCTGCCCCCTACCATATTTCCTATGGCTATAGCCAGTCCATAAAGCAGCAGAATCAATGAAACGGCGCCTTCCTTAAATCCAGTAATGTTTTGTAGAATAGGGGATAAATAAGTAAATACAACAAATGTTCCTCCATATCCTAAAGCCGTAATGATGAAAATAAGCAATAAACGCCCATTTGTGATGACTTGGAACTGATCTTTGAGGGTGGTGCGCTTCCCTTTTCGCAGTTCAGATGGAACGAGGAAACTATTGGCCAAAAACGCAATAATTCCCACTGCTACTATAACGATAAAGGTGGTTCTCCATCCGAATTGCTGGCCGACAAACGTTCCAAAAGGCACTCCAGTTACGGTTGAGACTGTCAGTCCGGAAAACATAATAGAAATGGCACTGGCTCTTCGATTTTCAGGTACCAGCTCAGCTGCTATGGTTGAGCCGATGGACATGAATACACCATGTGAAAAAGCTGATATCACACGAGCCGCCAGTAATACTCCAATGCTGGCAGCTGTGGCGGCGATACTGTTTCCGATCATAAAAACGGCCATAATCCAAAGAAGTAAGGTTTTACGGGACATGTTCGAAGTAATAGATGTTAGTATGGGGGCACCAATGGTTACTCCCAATGCATAGAGTGACACCGTTAGACCGGCCGTTGTAATCGAGACATGTAAATCCTTGGATATTAAAGGCAATAACCCCACACTTATAAATTCCGTCGTACCAATAGCAAATGCGCTCACGGCCAAAGCAAGCAGTGCTAAGGTACTTCGTTTTTTATCTAATGACATGACGTTTCCTCCTTTAGTTAATCGCTGGCAATGGATACTTTGAAGTCCCGCCCGCAGATGTTATTATGAAAGAAAAGGATATTATATGGAAGTACGCACTTTAAAGTTATATAGGAACCAAAAAGTAATATAGGTACTTTTAAGTGCCTATAAGATTGGAGGAGTACGATTTGCAGAAGAAAAAATACAATATCTCCGTTGAAGCCACACTGGAAGTGATTGGCGGGAAGTGGAAATGCGTGATCTTATGCCACCTCACACACGGTAAGAAACGTACAAGTGAATTAAAAAGGCTGATGCCAAATATTACCCAGAAAATGCTGACTCAGCAACTTCGTGAATTAGAAGAGGATGGGATTATTGACCGCATAGTCTACAATCAAGTTCCTCCTAAAGTGGAGTATGAATTAAGCGAGTATGGCTGGAGTTTAAAAGGAATTTTGGATTCCCTTTGTTCTTGGGGGGAAAACCATATTACAAAAGTATATGGAGATAAATTTTCAGTACTTGAAGATAATATTTTGAATGAGAAGCTAAAATAAAACAAGGTGGATTTGAATGCATCCACCTTGTTTTTTAATGGGCTGGAGTCAGTTTTTTCTTCGATGAAAGCAGCATGATTCCCATGACAATGATTGGCACAATATTTACGACTGCCAATACTGGCCCCGAGAAATCCGTTCCGCTCATCAGTCCGTGCATGGTAACCATAATATAAAGAATGGGATTCAGTGCATGCAGTTTCCGCCAGCGTTGATAACCGATCTTCTTGCGTAATTTGGATGAGACAATCGTGATAATCAAGAAATACGTTCCGAGCGTTCCCAATGCCATGGAAATCGTTTGGTAATTGGATGTAAACGGAATAAGTATGTCCGACCACTTGAATGTAAAGTATGAATCAATTAGCAAAACTCCCAAGTGCCCGAAGGTTAGAATTAATGACCAGTCCCCAAGTGCTTCATGAAGATGAATGATATTATTTATTTTCTTTTTCCGTTTCTTTTGAACCATTGAATAAAGTCCGATGATGACCGACAAATACATTAAAAGATAGGCGACTGTTCCTGTAGCACGTATGGCGTACCATTCCAGTGATTGCATATGTTTTCCCTTCTTTCGTTCATTTTTTTACAAGTCCATGGACTTTATATCAGGTCCCACCAGTAGTTGTATCAAAACCATCATGCTGGTTTGCAGATGAATGGTCCTGTGAAACAGTTTGCGTAGTTGATTGCTGTGCACCGTTCGTATTAGAAGATTGAGTTGTCGTTTGTTGTGTTCCATTTGAATTAGAAGTTTGCTCTGGATACTTAATAGTAAAGGACGAATTTTGGCTGTTCGTACTCTGAGATGTTGTGGTAGTGTTTGAACTTTGAGTGGTCACCGCCGATGTGGCTGAATTTGTTTTTGTTTGATTGTCTTTGATCCCCAAGTATGATGCCATCCCTGCTACAAGAGCCAAACTAGCAAAGCTTACTCCCCATGATGTAAATTTCTTTTTTTCCATTTTAAGTACTCCCTTTCATTTTAAAAATTTATTTAAACTTCTTAAGATGCTTTCAATTAGCTTATGAACATATAATGCACCCTCAACCTGAATTGGTCTTGAATGCAAGCTGAAAGTTTCCTGAACTTTAAAAAAACCTGTACTTTGAAATTGTACAGGTTTTTTCCTATTAAGATTGGTTTCTATAATGATCGTACATTTCCAGACAATCCAGCAGTTCAGATTTATAGACCATTAATGCTTTTCTTACAATCTCGTTGTGCTGGTTGTTTTCCAACTCCATGTTGCATTTCTCCAAGTCTTGTTCTTTCACAATGGATAAGTTTTCAAAAATCCACATTAAATGATTGCTCATTTTTCTCCCCTGCCCCTAAATCATTCATCATTTTCTATGTTAGTAAACATCATGCCCAAGTTTACAAGATTTTAAACTAGTGTTTGCTCATCTTAATAGGATTCAAAATTCCACAAAAATATCAACAAACCAAGGTAATGGCACATACTTTGTGAGATACTCTATCATAAATTATATGACAGGGGATTCTTTTAAAAGTTTAGCCAAACTATTTTTCTAATAAATATAAATGGGACGAGGAAATGTTTGAAGCCGTTATGGGACCCTGTGGCTCTTTTTTTATTTTTCAAGAAAGGGGGATCGAATTGAACACAAGTGATATTTTACCTGGGGATATTTTATTTGTCTGGGGGAGGGGGATTTTTTCCGAGGCAATTGAGATGGTGACAGGCGGCCCCAGCCATTGCGCCTTATTTTTGGACAAGCAAACACTGGCTGAGGCACAGTCTGGGAGAGATTCAGGCATTGCCTATCTCTCCACTTACTTGAACTCAGGAGGGCACTTAGAAGTATGGCGGGATGAAACGTTAACAAAACAAGAGAGAAAAAGAATCACAGCATATGCCAAGAATCATTTCGGCATCCAATACGACTATACTGCCATCCTCGCAGAACTAGTCCGCTTCAAACTTGATATCCCCATTTACAGTTTCCAAGAAGGAAACCGGCGGATTTGCTCCTCATTCCTCAATGACTGCGCAAAATCCGTCGGACGAAACTGGGCAAACATCCCTTACACTCCCGCTCCCGTCGATCTCATCAATAGCGGAAAACTCACAAAGATTGGAGAACTCTGATTTATAATCATTATAATCTGGTGTCAGGCACCACTGTGAATAAGGGAGCAGCGCTTATAAAGGCTGCTCCCTTATACTAGTATGTTTTAATGGATGGAGGAACGTATTTAAAGAATTGTTCGATTAATAAGTCTGGTTGGTCTTCGACGATGGCGATGGAACGGAATTTTTCTTGGAGAAATTTTTGTTCTACCATATGGTCGAATAGGGTGATGAGCGGGTCGTAATAGTGATCAATGTTGAGAAGGCCGCATGGCTTTTGGTTTAGGCCAATTTGTGACCATGTAAAGATTTCGAAAAATTCTTCCAGTGTTCCTGTGCCGCCGGGCAGAACAATAAAGCCGTCTGCCAGCTCGGCCATTTTCGCCTTTCTCTCATGCATGGTTTCAACGGTATAAAGCTCTGTCAGCCCTTTATGAGATATTTCACGCTGCTCCAAGACACGAGGAATCACACCAATGGCATGACCGCCTTCATTCAGAACTGTGTCTGCCACCGCCCCCATCAAGCCAATACTGGAACCGCCATAGACCAAAGTAATCTTACGTTTTGCTAACTCTTTTCCCAATTCAATGGCTCCAGCTTTATAAGCATCGGAAGCACCTAAACTGGAACCGCAAAAAACTGCCAATCGTTTCATGATGTCCCCTCCAAGTTTTTCTTTAGCTGATTGGAAAGAATAACTTCCCTATCAGGCATAAGGGCAACTACACCTCTGTCTTTGCCCTGTCGGGTTCGCCAGTCGGCGAGTTTTCTTTACCATAAATCATTATTTACCAGCTTTGTCCTCTTTTATTTCATTATACGAAATTCGTTTTAAAATATTTAGGGAAAAATGTCATCAAAGAGATTTCCATTAAACTGGAGCATTCGAGGTTGTTCACAAAAAGTTAATAAAAAAAACAGCCTGCGCCATTAACAGATTGGAAAGGCTTTCATCGAAGAATGAAAATTTAGTGCACTCAAAACTATTCAAATTTTCCAAAAAAGCTAGTATTATTGAGATTAAATAACTTGTAAACAAGGGGTGCAAACATGATCGATCAATTACAAAGAGCCTATAATTTTAACGCAGGACCTTCTGCGCTTCCACTGGACGTTTTGAAAAAAGCCCAGGAGGAGCTCGTTGATTTTCGCGGAACTGGTATGTCTGTAATGGAGCTAAGCCATCGCAGTGCCGCCTATGAAGAAGTACACAACCAGGCTATTGCTCTTTTAAAGGAACTGCTGTCCATTCCGGACAACTATGAGGTTCTGTTCCTGCAAGGCGGGGCAAGCCTGCAGTTTTCCATGATCCCGATGAACTTTTTAAAACCCGAGCAAAAAGCTGCCTATGTCATGACAGGTTCATGGTCTGAAAAAGCATTTGCCGAAGCTAAGCTCTTCGGAAATCCTTATCATTCAGCAAGCACAAAAGACGGGCAATACCGCCAGATTCCAAAATTCGAAGAATTGCAATATAACACGGACGATGCCTATGTTCATTTAACATCCAACAATACGATTTACGGCACTCAATGGAAGGACTTCCCTGTTATTGAAGGTGTGCCCCTGATTGGGGATATGTCCAGTGATATCCTCTCCAGACCATTTGATGTCAGCAAATTTGCGTTAATCTATGCTGGCGCACAGAAGAACCTTGGCCCATCAGGCGTCACAGTTGCCATTATTCGCAAGGATCTGCTGGAGAAAGCCAATACCAATATTCCAACCATGTTGAAATACAGCACACATGCTAAAAACAATTCATTATATAACACCCCTCCAACCTTCGGAATCTACATGCTTGGAGAAGTATTGAATTGGGTGAAAGGACTTGGCGGCATTCATGAAATCACGAAACGCAACGAAGAAAAAGCAAAATTGATTTATGATGCCATTGACTTAAGCAACGGATTTTATAACGGCCATGCGGAAAAAGACAGCCGTTCCTTAATGAACATTACCTTCCGTTTAAAAGACGAAGAACTAGAGAAAAAATTCTTGGCTGAGGCCAAAAAAGAAGGCTTTATCGGTGTAAACGGCCACCGTTCTGTCGGCGGATGCCGCGCTTCTACTTATAATGCCGTACCATATGAAACATGCAAAGCATTTAGTGAGTTCATGGTACAATTTCAACAAACTAATGGGTAATTAAAAATTAACGTACATTTATCCACATGAAAACCCGGCTGTTTTTTTGCGGCCGGGTTTTTGTATTCAGATCAGCTTGCTTATCCCCGGCCGTTTAAAAACAAAGGCCCGATTGTATTTATTCATCTAAAAAATATACTTTCACATGCAATCAGCACCAGAATGATTCCACTAATGATGGTTCCGAATTGCCCTAACGTAAAGGACCCAATTCGAATATCAGCTGCTTTCCCTCCAACAACAACCCCCAGCCATACCATTAAAAAGCTCCCTGCCGCTGCTGTCAACGAAATGGCCAATGGCGATAATCCGAACAGCCCCGCACTCAAACCATTGGTAACGGCATTTGCCGAAAGAGCGATTCCAAGAATGCAGGCCTCCTTAAGGCCGATTTCTCCTGATTTGTCCATATCTGCTTGTTCAGGATTTTTCAAAATGGCACTTACTTTGGTCGCATCTTCAGGTTTCTCTTTGTCTGATTGCCCTTTACGCGGGGCAGCCAATAAAATGATTCGAACCCCAATAAGGATTAATAAGAAAGCTCCGGCAAAGATGGGAAACGCTCCTGGAATGACTGATGATAACCATTTTCCAAACAGGATACCGGTTTCACTAAAAAGAAAACAGATGACGGCAATAATCAGATTTGCCCATATACCGATTCGAATTCCGCGAATTCCGTAGGAAATACCTACACCCAGATTATCTATACTTGAAGACAAGGCAAAGGCAAGGATCACAAGCCAATTCATTTATTTCCACTCTCCTTCTTTTGCCATGTTATGGGAAGGAGCAGTAAAAGTGCCTATCCGGAAAAATTTGTGGAGCTAGAGCCCGGTTGGTATTAGGGGGGAATTTTAAAAACAGCTCCTAAATCATGATGTTGATGAATCACCTTCGTGCTTTCAAAGCTCTTACTAAAGAAGTACAAATTCATGAGGAAAATAACGCAAAAAAGAGCTAGTGAAATAAACTAGCTCCTCCAAGGACTTTTTTGAATGGTTATATAATGTCAGCAGCCAAGTTTTGCCCGGTAAATTGACTATTGTAAAGTTCGGCATAAAAGCCGCCTTTCGCAATCAATTCCCGATGATTGCCCATTTCAATGATTTTCCCTTTATTCATGACGAGGATTTTTTCCGCATCACGAATGGTTGATAATCGGTGGGCGATGACGAAACTAGTTCGTCCTTCCATCAGATTGGACATGGCTTTTTGAATTAACACTTCCGTTCTAGTATCGACACTGCTTGTAGCTTCATCCAGAATTAAAATCGTCGGGTCAGCAAGGATGGCCCGTGCTATGGTGAGCAGCTGCTTTTGACCCTGAGATATATTTGTTGCCTCTTCGTTTAAGACTGTTTGATAACCGTCAGGCAGTGTCCTAATAAAATGATCTGCATGGGCTGCTTTGGCTGCATGGACGATTTCCTCCATGGTCGCCCCTTGCTTAGCATAGGCGATATTATCCTTAATGGTTCCGTTAAAGAGCCAAGTGTCCTGCAACACCATCCCAAACATTTTCCGCAGATCATTTCGTTTCATATCTCTGATATCTACACCGTCGATGCTAATTTTACCAGTATTGATTTCATAGAATCGCATTAATAAGTTCACAAGAGTCGTTTTACCTGCACCAGTTGGGCCTACAATGGCAATAGTCTGCCCTGGTTTTACCACCAGGTTCATGTCCTCAATCAGTGGCACCTCTTCCTTGTAGCGGAAATCTACGTGTTCAAAACGAACTTCTCCACGTGGAAATTCGATGACTTTGGCATCTGGAGATTCCGGAATTTCTTCCGATGCATCAAGAATTTCAAATACCCGCTCCGCACAAGCCACTGTTGACTGGATCACATTGGCAATCTGTGCTGTCTGAGCAATCGGCATCGTAAAGGATCGCGAGTATTGAATAAAGGCAAGAATGTCTCCTAAACCGAGCAGATTCTTGGTAATCCACAGGCCACCGACGATACAAATTCCAACGTATCCTAAGTTGCTGACGAAGTTCATGAGCGGAAACATCATTCCGGAGATAAATTGCGCTTTCCAGCCAGAAGCGTATAAGTTTTTATTAATGGCTTCAAAACGCTCAATGGCATCTTTTTCCTTCCCAAAAACCTTTACAATTTTATGCCCTGTGTACATCTCCTCTACATGTCCGCTGAGAGCTCCCAACTCTTTCTGCTGGGACGCAAAGTATTTCTGTGACTTTTTAGCAACGAACGCAGTAGTGACAACATACAATGGGAGAGTTACCAGCATGATCAGCGTAAGAATAGGGCTGATCGTCAGCATCATAATAATGTACCCAATAATCGTAATAACTGAAGTGATGATCTGGGTTAAGCTTTGTTGCAGTGTGTTCGCAACCGTATCCAAGTCATTCGTTACCCGGCTTAGAATATCACCATGCGGATGACTATCAAAATATTTAAGCGGCAATTTGGCTAGCTTTTTATCCACTTCCATGCGTAAATCCCGTACCGTTTTCTGCGCAACGCCGGACATTACAAGTCCCATAATTAAACTAAAGCAGGCACTGATCACATACATTCCCATGAGAACCAAGGCGATCTTGCCAATATATTGGAAGTCGTACTTTCCATTTGTTTCCTTGATTGCCTTGACTGCCCCGTTAATTTGATCTTGGGTCAATTTGACATTTTTCGCTCCGGAACGTTCTTGACTAGGCATCTTTTTACTTAAATCCAGCATTTTCTTGACGATGTCCGCTTTTTGATTGGCATCTGTCACAGTATCCAGCATTGGAAGCTTAATAAATTCCTGGATCGCTTTAGCCGTTTCCGGATTGACCTTTGCCTGTTGCGGTGTAGAAGAGATATTTGGTGAATTTTGCGTCTGCTTCATTTGCTTATCGATCTGATCAACAGCCGCTTTCTGGGCATCAGTCATTTTCTCCAGCATCATTTTTGCCATATAGCCATCTTGTAATTTGTTCATGGCATGACTCATGATTTTAGGTGCAGCAATTGTAAACGATGTACTGGCGATCGCAAAAATCAAAACAATGATTAAATTCAACCTATGCGGTTTTAAATACCTGAGAAGCCTTTTAAGCGTTCCTTTAAAATCCTTGGCCTTTTGGACCGGTGCACCAAAATGGCCGCCCCCGCCAAAACCGGCTCCGCCTCTGTTTCCTCCAGGATTTGGACGATTGTTTGTTCCACTCATGCGATCTCCTCCTCAGACAGTTGTGAGGATACAATTTCCCTGTATACCTGACTGGTTTCTAACAGCTCTTTATGAGTACCCATGCCGGCAATCTCACCATCGTTTAAGACGATAATCCGATCGGCGTCCCTGACCGTTCCTACCCTCTGGGCAACAATAATGACGGTTGCCTCTGTGATTTCCTTCTTGAGCGCAGCCCGAAGCTTGGCATCTGTTTTGAAATCAAGAGCTGAAAAACTATCATCAAAAACGTAAATTTCAGGCTTCCTTACTAACGCCCGTGCAATGGATAAACGCTGTTTTTGTCCGCCAGAAACATTTGTCCCGCCCTGTGTTATTTGATGTTCAAAACCATCATCCATGTTCTCAATAAAATCAAGTGCTTGAGCAATATCCGCTGCATGTCTAATTTCTTCCACTGAAGCCTTCTGATTGCCAAAGCGTATATTTTCATTAATGGTTCCAGAAAATAGGACGGCTTTTTGCGGAACGAATCCAATCTTAGAACGAAGCGTCTCCTGGGACATTTCCCTGATATCTACTCCGTCAATTAGCACACTGCCGCTGTCCACATCGTAGAATCTTGGAATCAAGTTAACAAGAGTGGATTTGCCCGCACCTGTACTGCCAATGATAGCTGTTACTTCGCCAGGAGTAGCAGAAAAGGAGATATTCCGTAATGCTGGCTGTTCAGCCCCTTGATAAGTGAACGAGACATCTTTAAATTCAATATAACCTTTCTCAGTGAAAGTATCTTCCACTTTTTCGCTATCAGTTATTCCCGGCATCGTTTCTAACACTTCATTAATTCTTACTGCTGCGGCTTGGGCACGAGGAACCATGATAAACATCAAGGAAAGCATGAGCATGGAAAACATAATTTGCATAGCATATTGGGTAAATGCCGACAACGCCCCCAAATCCATATTGCCTTTGCTAATGAAAATTCCCCCAAACCATAAAACGGCCAGAGAAGTAAAGTTCATCACGAGCATGATCGAAGGCATCATAAACGCCATGATTCGATTCACTTTTATATAATTATTGGTGAGATCCACATTCGCCTCTTCAAAACGCTTTTCTTCGTGCGTAACCATGTTAAAGGCTCTGATCACACGAATTCCCACAAGCTTTTCCCGTAAAACAAGGTTGATTCTATCAATCTTTCCCTGTATTTTTCGAAAAGTTGGGATCATGCGGGAGGCAATCAAGGCAATAACACCAGCTAAAATAGGAATGGCAATGGCCAAGACCCAAGTAAGCTTTCGATCTTCCCGTAAAGCCATAATAATGCCGCCAATAGCCATCATAGGAGCACTAATCATCATCCGCATGATCATGATTAAAACCATTTGGACCTGGGTAATATCGTTCGTGCTTCTGGTAATAAGTGTTGCAGTACCGAACTTATCAATTTCTTGTAACGAATAACTTTCCACCCTATTAAAAATCCTGCTGCGCAAGAGCGTTCCCAGCCCCACTGCGACTTTAGAGGAAAAGTAACTGGCCACAATTGCACAAATAGCGCCGCTGCCAGCAAACAAGAGCATAAAGCCGCCGATGCGCAGAATTTCTCCTGTATCCCCCTGCATAACCCCTTTGTTAATAATATCGGACATCAATGTAGGAAGATAAAGATCACTTAATGTCTGCAGGAAAACAAAGGCCAGCACAACGATAATCAACAAAGTATACGGTTTTAAATACCTAAACAGCCTTAACATAAATTATGACGCTCCTTTTCATCTTTTGTGATCGATACAATCATGTCTCCATCAGGAGTGTGCTGTCAGCGGAATCTGTAAAAAATAGGATCGTCCTCACCCTCCACCAATTAAAAAATGGTAAAACATCCTGAAGAATTAAATTTCTGCCATTTAAGAGGGCATCCATTGTTTATTCTATCTTTTTTTTCAGGATTTTCGGCACTTTAATTTTTACAATAACATGATAATTTTTTGATATGGGGGAATATGTTCGAAATGATGATGAAGTAACGAATGGAGTAATTTCACCGTGCTTTTAACACTAGCCATAGTATTATAAAAAAAAGAATGATCCTGCAATAGTGCAGAATTTCATCCTTTTTATATGAGAATCTTCATTATTTTAACATGAGTTTTTTCACATTCAAAAGATTATTGCTCCTTTAGATAAATAATCAACTCAGCACGGCTTTTGAGCTCTAATTTATCAAGAATGCGAGATACATAATTTTTCACTGTACCTTCTGTTAAAAATAACGCCGCACTAATTGTCTTATTGCTTTTTCCTTGCATAATTTGTTCTACGACTTCGACTTCTCTCGGTGTCAGTATATTAGATAAATCCTTCTTTTCCATTCCAGAGGCCGCTGAATATTCGGGAACCTGTTGAAGGGCATGAATGAGTTTGCTCGTCACTTCTGGATGAAGCAGGAGCGTCCCTTCATAAGCAG
Above is a genomic segment from Neobacillus endophyticus containing:
- the serC gene encoding 3-phosphoserine/phosphohydroxythreonine transaminase, whose product is MIDQLQRAYNFNAGPSALPLDVLKKAQEELVDFRGTGMSVMELSHRSAAYEEVHNQAIALLKELLSIPDNYEVLFLQGGASLQFSMIPMNFLKPEQKAAYVMTGSWSEKAFAEAKLFGNPYHSASTKDGQYRQIPKFEELQYNTDDAYVHLTSNNTIYGTQWKDFPVIEGVPLIGDMSSDILSRPFDVSKFALIYAGAQKNLGPSGVTVAIIRKDLLEKANTNIPTMLKYSTHAKNNSLYNTPPTFGIYMLGEVLNWVKGLGGIHEITKRNEEKAKLIYDAIDLSNGFYNGHAEKDSRSLMNITFRLKDEELEKKFLAEAKKEGFIGVNGHRSVGGCRASTYNAVPYETCKAFSEFMVQFQQTNG
- a CDS encoding ferric reductase-like transmembrane domain-containing protein; protein product: MQSLEWYAIRATGTVAYLLMYLSVIIGLYSMVQKKRKKKINNIIHLHEALGDWSLILTFGHLGVLLIDSYFTFKWSDILIPFTSNYQTISMALGTLGTYFLIITIVSSKLRKKIGYQRWRKLHALNPILYIMVTMHGLMSGTDFSGPVLAVVNIVPIIVMGIMLLSSKKKLTPAH
- a CDS encoding MFS transporter; translation: MSLDKKRSTLALLALAVSAFAIGTTEFISVGLLPLISKDLHVSITTAGLTVSLYALGVTIGAPILTSITSNMSRKTLLLWIMAVFMIGNSIAATAASIGVLLAARVISAFSHGVFMSIGSTIAAELVPENRRASAISIMFSGLTVSTVTGVPFGTFVGQQFGWRTTFIVIVAVGIIAFLANSFLVPSELRKGKRTTLKDQFQVITNGRLLLIFIITALGYGGTFVVFTYLSPILQNITGFKEGAVSLILLLYGLAIAIGNMVGGRLSNQNPMKALFYMFIIQAVILLTLFITAPFKLAGLITIFFMGVMAFMNVPGLQVYVVMLAERFVPAAVDVASAINIAAFNAGIAFGSYLGSLVTDSIGLIHTTWTGAIMVFAAILLTGVSWALEKKEKAMQLHFSIEKKLEV
- a CDS encoding ABC transporter ATP-binding protein, whose protein sequence is MSGTNNRPNPGGNRGGAGFGGGGHFGAPVQKAKDFKGTLKRLLRYLKPHRLNLIIVLIFAIASTSFTIAAPKIMSHAMNKLQDGYMAKMMLEKMTDAQKAAVDQIDKQMKQTQNSPNISSTPQQAKVNPETAKAIQEFIKLPMLDTVTDANQKADIVKKMLDLSKKMPSQERSGAKNVKLTQDQINGAVKAIKETNGKYDFQYIGKIALVLMGMYVISACFSLIMGLVMSGVAQKTVRDLRMEVDKKLAKLPLKYFDSHPHGDILSRVTNDLDTVANTLQQSLTQIITSVITIIGYIIMMLTISPILTLIMLVTLPLYVVTTAFVAKKSQKYFASQQKELGALSGHVEEMYTGHKIVKVFGKEKDAIERFEAINKNLYASGWKAQFISGMMFPLMNFVSNLGYVGICIVGGLWITKNLLGLGDILAFIQYSRSFTMPIAQTAQIANVIQSTVACAERVFEILDASEEIPESPDAKVIEFPRGEVRFEHVDFRYKEEVPLIEDMNLVVKPGQTIAIVGPTGAGKTTLVNLLMRFYEINTGKISIDGVDIRDMKRNDLRKMFGMVLQDTWLFNGTIKDNIAYAKQGATMEEIVHAAKAAHADHFIRTLPDGYQTVLNEEATNISQGQKQLLTIARAILADPTILILDEATSSVDTRTEVLIQKAMSNLMEGRTSFVIAHRLSTIRDAEKILVMNKGKIIEMGNHRELIAKGGFYAELYNSQFTGQNLAADII
- a CDS encoding winged helix-turn-helix transcriptional regulator, with the translated sequence MQKKKYNISVEATLEVIGGKWKCVILCHLTHGKKRTSELKRLMPNITQKMLTQQLRELEEDGIIDRIVYNQVPPKVEYELSEYGWSLKGILDSLCSWGENHITKVYGDKFSVLEDNILNEKLK
- a CDS encoding LOG family protein, producing the protein MKRLAVFCGSSLGASDAYKAGAIELGKELAKRKITLVYGGSSIGLMGAVADTVLNEGGHAIGVIPRVLEQREISHKGLTELYTVETMHERKAKMAELADGFIVLPGGTGTLEEFFEIFTWSQIGLNQKPCGLLNIDHYYDPLITLFDHMVEQKFLQEKFRSIAIVEDQPDLLIEQFFKYVPPSIKTY
- a CDS encoding ABC transporter ATP-binding protein, with translation MLRLFRYLKPYTLLIIVVLAFVFLQTLSDLYLPTLMSDIINKGVMQGDTGEILRIGGFMLLFAGSGAICAIVASYFSSKVAVGLGTLLRSRIFNRVESYSLQEIDKFGTATLITRSTNDITQVQMVLIMIMRMMISAPMMAIGGIIMALREDRKLTWVLAIAIPILAGVIALIASRMIPTFRKIQGKIDRINLVLREKLVGIRVIRAFNMVTHEEKRFEEANVDLTNNYIKVNRIMAFMMPSIMLVMNFTSLAVLWFGGIFISKGNMDLGALSAFTQYAMQIMFSMLMLSLMFIMVPRAQAAAVRINEVLETMPGITDSEKVEDTFTEKGYIEFKDVSFTYQGAEQPALRNISFSATPGEVTAIIGSTGAGKSTLVNLIPRFYDVDSGSVLIDGVDIREMSQETLRSKIGFVPQKAVLFSGTINENIRFGNQKASVEEIRHAADIAQALDFIENMDDGFEHQITQGGTNVSGGQKQRLSIARALVRKPEIYVFDDSFSALDFKTDAKLRAALKKEITEATVIIVAQRVGTVRDADRIIVLNDGEIAGMGTHKELLETSQVYREIVSSQLSEEEIA
- the ytaF gene encoding sporulation membrane protein YtaF is translated as MNWLVILAFALSSSIDNLGVGISYGIRGIRIGIWANLIIAVICFLFSETGILFGKWLSSVIPGAFPIFAGAFLLILIGVRIILLAAPRKGQSDKEKPEDATKVSAILKNPEQADMDKSGEIGLKEACILGIALSANAVTNGLSAGLFGLSPLAISLTAAAGSFLMVWLGVVVGGKAADIRIGSFTLGQFGTIISGIILVLIACESIFFR